The Gracilibacillus caseinilyticus genome segment CACCTTGATCCAACAATTGTGCGAAGATTTTTTCGACAACTTTTTTGTGTCGATCCTCTGTTGTTCGAATAAAATCACTGTAAGAAATATCTAGCTTTTCCCACAGGTCTTTAATACCGCTGACAATTTCATCTACATAAGCTTGAGGCGTTACCCCCGCTTCATCGGCCTTCTTTTGGATTTTTTGTCCATGTTCATCCGTTCCCGTTAAGTAACGGACATCATATCCTCTCAGTCGCTTGTAACGAGCCATGGCGTCTCCCGCAACCGTACTATAGGCATGGCCGATATGTAAATTTCCACTTGGATAGTAGATCGGTGTCGTTATATAAAAAGTTTTGTTCTGCTCTGTCATCCTCTTACCTCCTCAATGCAATTCTCTTCATAATAAACAGTCTGCCTTTATTGTAGCGATTTTTCGATCATTTTTCCATCATAAAAACATTTTAGCCAAATCCGACACAGCTTAACAAAATTTTTGTCGAATTCATAGCATCTTCTATAGTCCTGATTTTTTAGAAATATTTTTAAAAACCTTGAAAAAAATAGATATTTTAGGTTTGACATTAATGGGAACTAATGGTATTATAACGCTATAGATGTCGAATATTGCCGAATTTATTTATCAAAGGGGAGAATAAATAATGAAATCAACAGGTATTGTAAGAAAGGTTGATGAATTAGGTCGTGTAGTAATTCCGATCGAACTTCGTCGTACACTAGGTATCCAGGAAAAGGATGCTCTAGAAATTTATGTAGATGATGAGCGTATCATCTTACAAAA includes the following:
- a CDS encoding AbrB/MazE/SpoVT family DNA-binding domain-containing protein, producing the protein MKSTGIVRKVDELGRVVIPIELRRTLGIQEKDALEIYVDDERIILQKYKPNMTCHITGDISDDNITLADGKLVLSPEGAKALVDEIQNKMNK